Within Streptomyces albofaciens JCM 4342, the genomic segment CATGCCGGGCATGAAGGCGGTCACCCTCTCCGGCCTGTACCGGGTCTCCGGCGGTGGCGAGGCACTGGCCGCCCGGATCGCCCGGATCTGCGCCGAGGCCGACGCCGCCATCGAGGACGGCGCCCGCCTGATCGTGCTCTCCGACCGCCATTCGGACGCCGAGCACGCGCCCATCCCGTCCCTGCTGCTGACCGCCGCGGTGCACCACCACCTGATCGGCACCAAGCAGCGCACCCAGGTCGGCCTGCTCGTCGAGGCCGGTGACGTGCGCGAGGTGCACCACGTCGCGCTGCTCATCGGGTACGGGGCCGCCGCCGTCAACCCGTACCTGGCCATGGAGTCCGTCGAGGACCTGGTCCGGGCCGGTACGTTCCTGCCGAAGGACACCGACCCCGAGGCCGCGATCAGGAACCTGATCAAGGCGCTCGGCAAGGGCGTCCTGAAGGTGATGTCCAAGATGGGCATCTCCACCGTGGCCTCCTACCGGGGCGCCCAGGTCTTCGAGGCCGTCGGCCTGGACCAGTCCTTCGTGGACGCCTACTTCCACGGCACCACCACGAAGATCGGCGGCGCCGGCATCGACGTGATCGCCGAGGAGGTCGCCGCCCGGCACGCCAAGGCGTACCCGGCCACCGGCATCGCCCCGGCGCACCGCGCGCTGGACATCGGCGGCGAGTACCAGTGGCGCCGCGAGGGCGAGCCGCACCTGTTCGACCCGGACACGGTCTTCCGCCTCCAGCACTCCACCCGCTCGCGCCGGTACGACATCTTCAAGCAGTACACCGACCGGGTGAACGAGCAGTCCGAGCGTCTGATGACGCTGCGCGGCCTGTTCTCGTTCAAGTCCGACCGCCCGGCGGTGCCGCTGGAGGAGGTCGAGCCCGCCTCGGAGATCGTCAAGCGCTTCTCCACCGGCGCCATGTCGTACGGCTCCATCTCCAAGGAGGCGCACGAGACCCTCGCCATCGCCATGAACCAGTTGGGCGGCAAGTCCAACACCGGTGAGGGCGGCGAGGACCCGGAGCGCCTGTACGACCCGGCGCGCCGCTCCGCGATCAAGCAGGTGGCCTCCGGCCGGTTCGGCGTGACCAGCGAGTACCTGGTCAATTCCGATGACATCCAGATCAAGATGGCGCAGGGCGCCAAGCCCGGCGAGGGCGGCCAGCTGCCCGGCCACAAGGTGTACCCGTGGGTGGCCAAGACCCGGCACTCGACGCCCGGCGTCGGCCTGATCTCCCCGCCGCCGCACCACGACATCTACTCCATCGAGGACCTCGCCCAGCTCATCCACGACCTGAAGAACGCCAACCCGCAGGCCCGCATCCACGTGAAGCTGGTCTCCGAGGTCGGCGTCGGCACGGTCGCCGCGGGCGTCTCCAAGGCGCACGCGGACGTGGTCCTCATCTCCGGCCACGACGGCGGTACGGGCGCCTCCCCGCTGACCTCCCTGAAGCACGCGGGCGGCCCCTGGGAGCTGGGCCTGGCCGAGACGCAGCAGACGCTGCTGCTCAACGGGCTGCGCGACCGGATCGTGGTGCAGACCGACGGCCAGCTCAAGACCGGCCGCGACGTGGTCATCGCCGCCCTGCTGGGCGCCGAGGAGTACGGCTTCGCGACCGCGCCGCTGGTGGTCTCCGGCTGCGTCATGATGCGGGTGTGCCACCTGGACACCTGCCCGGTCGGCATCGCCACCCAGAACCCGACGCTGCGCGAGCGCTTCAGCGGCAAGGCCGAGTACGTCGTCAACTTCTTCGAGTTCATCGCCGAGGAGGTCCGCGAGCTGCTGGCCGAGCTGGGCTTCCGCTCGCTGGACGAGGCGATCGGCCACGCCGACCTGCTCGACACCAGCCGCGCCGTGCACCACTGGAAGGCGCAGGGCCTGGACCTGGCCCCGCTGCTGCACGTGCCCGAGCTGCCCGAGGGCGCCGTCCGCCACCAGATCGCCGCCCAGGACCACGGCCTGGAGAAGGCGCTCGACAACGAGCTGATCAAGCTGGCCGCCGACGCGCTGTCCGCGGACACCGCCGAGGCCGCGCAGCCCGTACGGGCCCAGGTGGCGATCCGCAACATCAACCGGACCGTCGGCACCATGCTCGGCCACGAGGTGACCAAGAAGTTCGGCGGCGCGGGCCTGCCCGACGACACCATCGACATCACCTTCACCGGCTCGGCCGGCCAGTCCTTCGGCGCGTTCCTGCCGCGCGGCATCACGCTGCGCCTGGAGGGCGACGCCAACGACTACGTCGGCAAGGGCCTGTCGGGCGGCCGGATCGTGGTCCGCCCGGACCGCGGCGCCGACCACCTCGCGGAGTACTCGACCATCGCGGGCAACACCCTCGCCTACGGCGCCACCGGCGGCGAGCTGTTCCTGCGCGGCCGGGTCGGCGAGCGGTTCTGCGTCCGCAACTCCGGCGCCACGGTGGTCTCCGAGGGCGTCGGCGACCACGGCTGCGAGTACATGACCGGCGGCCACGCCGTCGTCCTGGGCGAGACCGGGCGCAACTTCGCGGCCGGCATGTCCGGCGGCATCGCGTACGTCATCGACCTGGACCCGGCCAACGTCAACCGTGAGCTGACCGCCGCCGTGACCACCGAGCTGGACGCCGCCGACCGCGCGTGGCTGCACGACGTCGTGCGCCGCCACCAGGAGGAGACCGGCTCCACCGTCGCCGAGAAGCTGCTCGCCGACTGGGACGCCGCGCTGACCCGCTTCAGCAAGGTCATTCCGGCCACCTACCAGGCAGTGCTCGCCGCCAAGGACGCCGCCGAGCGAGCCGGGCTCTCCGAGTCCGAGACCCACGAGAAGATGATGGAGGCGGCGATCAATGGCTGACCCCAAGGGCTTCCTGACCACCGGCCGCGAGGTCGCCAAGACCCGGCCCGTCGCCGAGCGCGTCAAGGACTGGAACGAGGTCTACGTCCCCGGTTCGCTGCTGCCGATCATCAGCAAGCAGGCCGGGCGCTGCATGGACTGCGGCATCCCCTTCTGCCACAACGGCTGTCCGCTGGGCAACCTCATCCCCGAGTGGAACGACTACGCCTACCGCGAGGACTGGACGGCCGCCAGCGAGCGGCTGCACGCGACCAACAACTTCCCGGAGTTCACCGGTCGCCTGTGCCCCGCCCCGTGCGAGTCGGCGTGTGTGCTGGGCATCAACCAGCCGCCGGTGACCATCAAGAACGTCGAGGTCACCATCATCGACAAGGCGTGGGACAACGGGGACGTCACCCCGCAGCCCCCGGAGCGGCTGTCCGGCAAGACGGTCGCCGTCATCGGCTCGGGTCCGGCGGGCCTGGCCGCCGCCCAGCAGCTGACCCGGGCGGGCCACACCGTCGCCGTCTACGAGCGCGCGGACCGTATCGGCGGCCTCCTCCGCTACGGCATCCCCGAGTTCAAGATGGAAAAGCGCCACATCAACCGCCGCATCGAGCAGATGCGGGCGGAAGGCACCAAGTTCCGTACGGAGGTGGAGATCGGCCGGGACATCGACGCCGCCAAGCTGCGCAAGCGCTACGACGCCGTCGTGATCGCCGCCGGCGCCACCACCTCCCGCGACCTGAAGGTCCCCGGCCGCGAGCTGAACGGCATCCACTTCGCGATGGAGTACCTGCCGCTCGCCAACAAGGTGCAGGAGGGCGACCTGACGGTCTCCCCGATCACCGCCGAGGGCAAGCACGTCGTGGTCATCGGCGGCGGCGACACCGGCGCGGACTGCGTCGGCACGGCACACCGCCAGGGCGCGAAGTCCGTCACCCAGCTGGAGATCATGGGCAGGCCCGGCGACGAGCGGAACCCGAACCAGCCGTGGCCGACCTTCCCGATGCTCTACAAGGTCACCTCCGCGCACGAGGAGGGCGGCGAGCGGCTGTACTCCGTCTCCACCACCCACTTCGAGGGCGACGAGGACGGCAACGTCCAGTGGCTGCACCTGGTCGAGGTGGAGTTCAAGGACGGCCGTCCGGAGCCGAAGCCGGGCACCGAGCGGAAGATCCCCGCGCAGCTGGTCACCCTGGCCATGGGCTTCACCGGCACCGACCAGGAGAACGGCCTGGTCGAGCAGTTCGGCCTGGAGCTGGACGCACGCGGCAACATCGCCCGCGACGCGGACTTCGCCACCAACGTCCCCGGCGTGTACGTTGCCGGTGACGCGGGCCGCGGCCAGTCGCTGATCGTCTGGGCCATCGCCGAGGGCCGCTCCGCGGCGCGCGGCGTGGACCGCTACCTCGCGGGCGCCAGCGCGCTGCCCGCCCCCATCAAGCCGACGGACCGCGCACTGACCGTGTAGCGGCCCCGGCCTCCAGATGTCCCGCACAACGACGTGCGGAACACCGCGGCGCCTGTCCCCCTCCCCGACCGGAGCGCAGGCGCCGCACTCTTTTCCCCGGCCGCACTCCTTCTCCCGACCGGGCGCTACTCGCCCACCTGCGTGATCCGGTCGTCGCCCAGCCGCGCCTGCACGTCCTGGAGGAGGATCTTCAGCAACCCGGCGAGCTGCTCCTGCTGGTCCGGGGTCAGACAGCAGACCAGTTCCGTCTCCCGGTGCAGCACCTGGTCCACGGTCCGCTCGACGAGTTCATGACCCGCCGGGGTCAGTTCCACCCATACCGTACGAGGGCGGCCCTCGCCCGCGCGGCGCACCACCAGCCCCTCCCGCTCCGCGCGCGCGACGCGCTGGGAGATCGCGCCGGCCGTCACCATGGAGCGCGCCGCCAGGTCGCGGGTGCTGAGGGTGTACGGCTCACCGGCCCGGCGCAACACGCTGAGCAGGTCGAGGGTGGCGGTGTCCACCCCGGCGCGGGCCAGCACCCGGCGCCGGTCGTCGCCGAGCAGCTTCGCCAGCTGCCAGACGGGCGTGACGATCCCGATGGCCGAGACGGGGGTCCCGGGGCGCTCGCGTTCCCAGGCGTCGGCGATCTCCTGGACGGGGTACGGGGTGTCCGCACTTGCCATGGGCCCTCCTGGTGGTGTTACGTTCAGACCTAAATTTAGACCTGAATGAATGACGTCGGGAGCTACCTTATGTCACGCACCATCCTGGTCACCGGCGGCGCCACCGGCATCGGCCTGGCCGTCGCCCGCCACTTCGCCGCGCAGGGCGACGCGGTCACCGTCACCGGCCGCCGCCCCGCGCCCCTGGAGAAGGCCGCCGAGGAGACCGGCGCCCGCGCGGTCGTCTGCGACCACACCGACCCCGCCGCGCTGGACCGCCTGCTCGCCGAACTGCCCGCCTCGATCAACGTCCTGGTCAACAACGCCGGCGGCAACACCGACCTGGACGACGCGCCGGGCGACGACCTGGCCTCGTACGCCCGCGCCTTCCGCGCCAATCTCGACGCCAACCTGCTCACCGCCGCCCTCACCACCAAGGCCGTCGAGGCCCGGCTCGCCCCCGGCGGCGCCGTGGTGCACATCGGCTCGATCGCCGCGGACCGGGGCGCCGGCTCCCTGGGCGCGTACGGCGCGGCCAAGGCCGGGCTGACCACCTGGAACCTCGACCTGGCGAACACGCTCGGCCCGCGCGGCATCACCGCCAACGTCGTCTCGCCCGGCTACATCGAGGACACCGAGTTCTTCCGGGACCACCTCGCCGACGAGCGGCGCACCCAGCTGATCGCGCAGACCGCGACCGGCCGCGCGGGCCGTCCGGAGGACATCGCGGCGACGGTGGCGTTCCTGGCGTCCGAGGGGGCGCGGCACATCACGGGACAGGTGATCGGCGTCAACGGAGGGGCGTACATGAGCCGTTGACCGAGTGGGGCGGGCCGGGGAGCCGTTCCCGCGCGCTCCTCCCTCGCCCCTCCCTCTCTCCTTCCTCTCTCCTTCCGCTGCGGGCCCTCTACGAGTCCTCGACGAGGCGGGCCGGGAAGCCGCCCTTGGCGATCGGCCCCCACCGCAACGGCGTCACCCGGATCAGCGACTTGCCCTGCGTGAGCATCGCGGCACGGTATTCGTGCCAGTCCGGGTGCTCGCCCGCGATGTTGCGGTAGTACTCGACCAGCGGCTCGACCGAGTCCGGCGCGTCCAGGATCTCCGCCTCGCCGTCGACCTGCACCCAGGGGCCGTTCCACTCGTCCGACAGGACGAGCACGCTCACCGACGGGCTCCGGCGCGCGTTGCGCACCTTGGCCCGCTCCGGGTACGTGGCCATCACCAGGCGCCCGGAGTCGTCCACGCCGCAGGTCAGCGGGGACGCCTGCGGGGTGCCGTCGGAGCGGCGGGTGAGCAGGACCGCGCGGTGCCGGGAGCGGACGAAGTCCAGCAGGCCGTCGAGATCCACGCGGGTGTTGGTGGCGATGGAAGGGCTCATACGGGCGAGCCTAGGCGGTGGAGTGCGCTCCAAGGAGGGTGTGACATTCCTGGGGGCGGCGGTTCGTGCCGTCCACGCTATTGACTAAAAGTCAGCGTGGCACGACGCTGCTGGGCAGCCGTCGTAGCCGCACCCCGGGAGGACCGGTGGGTACAGGTATAGGCACAGGCACGGGAACGGGAACGGGAACGGGTGCCGGCAAAGGTTCCGGTTCCGATACAGGTACGGACGCACAAGCCGGCGCGGGTCCGGACTCCGCTGCCCTGCGCGAACTGGCCGAAGCGCTCGGCGCACCGCCGCCGCCCGGCCTCGCCGCCGCCGCGCCCGAAGGACTCGCCCTCCTGGCGCGCGCGGTGCGCGCCCGCCGCGAGAGCCACGCCGCCGGCCTCAACGACGCGGCCGAAGCGGCCTTGCAGTTGGTGCCCGCCCTCGCTCGCGGCCCCGTACGCCGCATTCTCTTCCGCTGACCTGAGGAATGACCTGAGGGCTGATCCGCCGACCGATCCACCGACTGATCCACCGACTGATCCACCGACTGATCCACCGACTGATCCA encodes:
- the gltB gene encoding glutamate synthase large subunit; the protein is MRSASTHSATTGSAGAAWSPLDGRPAPQGMYDPRNEHDACGVGFVATLTGEADHALVEQALTVLRNLEHRGATGSEPDSGDGAGILLQVPDAFLRESVTFALPEAGAYAVGIAFLPSVAEDAAAAVSRIETIASEERLDVLGWRVVPVAPQLLGNGARATMPAFSQLFVADKQGKDTGLALDRKAFVLRKRAEREAGVYFPSLSARTIVYKGMLTTGQLEPFFPDLSDRRFATAIALVHSRFSTNTFPSWPLAHPYRFVAHNGEINTVQGNRNWMRARESQLASKLFADATGNTDNLERLFPVCTPDASDSASFDEVLELLHLGGRSLPHSVLMMVPEAWENSTSMDPARRAFYQYHSTMMEPWDGPACVTFTDGTQVGAVLDRNGLRPGRYWVTDDGLVVLSSEVGVLDIDPAKVVRKGRLQPGRMFLVDTAEHRIIEDDEIKAQLAAEHPYQEWLDAGLIELADLPEREHIVHTHASVTRRQQTFGYTEEELRVILAPMAKAGAEPIGSMGTDSPIAALSERPRLLFDYFTQLFAQVTNPPLDAIREELVTSLISSLGPQGNLLEPSAASCRSVTLPFPVIDNDELAKLIHINADGDMPGMKAVTLSGLYRVSGGGEALAARIARICAEADAAIEDGARLIVLSDRHSDAEHAPIPSLLLTAAVHHHLIGTKQRTQVGLLVEAGDVREVHHVALLIGYGAAAVNPYLAMESVEDLVRAGTFLPKDTDPEAAIRNLIKALGKGVLKVMSKMGISTVASYRGAQVFEAVGLDQSFVDAYFHGTTTKIGGAGIDVIAEEVAARHAKAYPATGIAPAHRALDIGGEYQWRREGEPHLFDPDTVFRLQHSTRSRRYDIFKQYTDRVNEQSERLMTLRGLFSFKSDRPAVPLEEVEPASEIVKRFSTGAMSYGSISKEAHETLAIAMNQLGGKSNTGEGGEDPERLYDPARRSAIKQVASGRFGVTSEYLVNSDDIQIKMAQGAKPGEGGQLPGHKVYPWVAKTRHSTPGVGLISPPPHHDIYSIEDLAQLIHDLKNANPQARIHVKLVSEVGVGTVAAGVSKAHADVVLISGHDGGTGASPLTSLKHAGGPWELGLAETQQTLLLNGLRDRIVVQTDGQLKTGRDVVIAALLGAEEYGFATAPLVVSGCVMMRVCHLDTCPVGIATQNPTLRERFSGKAEYVVNFFEFIAEEVRELLAELGFRSLDEAIGHADLLDTSRAVHHWKAQGLDLAPLLHVPELPEGAVRHQIAAQDHGLEKALDNELIKLAADALSADTAEAAQPVRAQVAIRNINRTVGTMLGHEVTKKFGGAGLPDDTIDITFTGSAGQSFGAFLPRGITLRLEGDANDYVGKGLSGGRIVVRPDRGADHLAEYSTIAGNTLAYGATGGELFLRGRVGERFCVRNSGATVVSEGVGDHGCEYMTGGHAVVLGETGRNFAAGMSGGIAYVIDLDPANVNRELTAAVTTELDAADRAWLHDVVRRHQEETGSTVAEKLLADWDAALTRFSKVIPATYQAVLAAKDAAERAGLSESETHEKMMEAAING
- a CDS encoding glutamate synthase subunit beta yields the protein MADPKGFLTTGREVAKTRPVAERVKDWNEVYVPGSLLPIISKQAGRCMDCGIPFCHNGCPLGNLIPEWNDYAYREDWTAASERLHATNNFPEFTGRLCPAPCESACVLGINQPPVTIKNVEVTIIDKAWDNGDVTPQPPERLSGKTVAVIGSGPAGLAAAQQLTRAGHTVAVYERADRIGGLLRYGIPEFKMEKRHINRRIEQMRAEGTKFRTEVEIGRDIDAAKLRKRYDAVVIAAGATTSRDLKVPGRELNGIHFAMEYLPLANKVQEGDLTVSPITAEGKHVVVIGGGDTGADCVGTAHRQGAKSVTQLEIMGRPGDERNPNQPWPTFPMLYKVTSAHEEGGERLYSVSTTHFEGDEDGNVQWLHLVEVEFKDGRPEPKPGTERKIPAQLVTLAMGFTGTDQENGLVEQFGLELDARGNIARDADFATNVPGVYVAGDAGRGQSLIVWAIAEGRSAARGVDRYLAGASALPAPIKPTDRALTV
- a CDS encoding MarR family winged helix-turn-helix transcriptional regulator translates to MASADTPYPVQEIADAWERERPGTPVSAIGIVTPVWQLAKLLGDDRRRVLARAGVDTATLDLLSVLRRAGEPYTLSTRDLAARSMVTAGAISQRVARAEREGLVVRRAGEGRPRTVWVELTPAGHELVERTVDQVLHRETELVCCLTPDQQEQLAGLLKILLQDVQARLGDDRITQVGE
- a CDS encoding SDR family NAD(P)-dependent oxidoreductase — its product is MSRTILVTGGATGIGLAVARHFAAQGDAVTVTGRRPAPLEKAAEETGARAVVCDHTDPAALDRLLAELPASINVLVNNAGGNTDLDDAPGDDLASYARAFRANLDANLLTAALTTKAVEARLAPGGAVVHIGSIAADRGAGSLGAYGAAKAGLTTWNLDLANTLGPRGITANVVSPGYIEDTEFFRDHLADERRTQLIAQTATGRAGRPEDIAATVAFLASEGARHITGQVIGVNGGAYMSR
- a CDS encoding PPOX class F420-dependent oxidoreductase — protein: MSPSIATNTRVDLDGLLDFVRSRHRAVLLTRRSDGTPQASPLTCGVDDSGRLVMATYPERAKVRNARRSPSVSVLVLSDEWNGPWVQVDGEAEILDAPDSVEPLVEYYRNIAGEHPDWHEYRAAMLTQGKSLIRVTPLRWGPIAKGGFPARLVEDS